In Verrucomicrobiia bacterium, one genomic interval encodes:
- the rpmA gene encoding 50S ribosomal protein L27: MAHKKAAGSTRLGRDSRAQRLGVKVFGDQHATAGNIIVRQRGTKFAPGENVGRGKDDTLYALIDGVVEFKKIMMRKFTGKLRPTRIVSVRPKN; the protein is encoded by the coding sequence ATGGCACATAAGAAAGCCGCCGGTAGTACCAGACTGGGGCGCGATAGTCGCGCTCAACGTCTTGGTGTGAAAGTTTTCGGCGACCAGCACGCTACGGCCGGTAACATTATCGTCCGTCAGCGCGGTACCAAGTTCGCCCCAGGTGAGAACGTAGGACGTGGCAAAGATGACACCCTCTACGCACTCATCGACGGTGTGGTTGAATTCAAGAAAATCATGATGCGCAAGTTCACCGGCAAGCTCCGGCCAACCCGCATCGTGTCTGTCCGTCCCAAGAACTAA
- a CDS encoding YraN family protein: protein MVQSQLLGAQGETQAAEFLKRQGFVLIARNVRKRFSEADLICLDGETIVLVEVKTRSTRFTDPLQAVTPQKLRRLNRSLHLLSAQYPNQNIRLDVVAVYWEPGREPLITHYPNII, encoded by the coding sequence ATGGTTCAAAGCCAACTACTCGGCGCGCAGGGGGAAACCCAGGCCGCCGAGTTTTTAAAACGTCAGGGTTTTGTACTTATTGCCCGAAACGTCCGCAAACGCTTTTCCGAGGCTGACCTAATCTGCTTAGATGGTGAAACCATCGTCCTGGTAGAGGTGAAAACCCGCTCAACGCGCTTTACAGATCCGCTCCAGGCGGTCACACCCCAAAAGCTCCGTCGCCTCAACCGGTCGCTCCACCTGCTTTCTGCGCAGTATCCCAACCAAAATATCCGTCTGGATGTGGTTGCGGTATACTGGGAACCAGGAAGAGAACCCCTTATTACTCACTACCCAAATATTATCTGA
- the gltX gene encoding glutamate--tRNA ligase → MSVRVRYAPSPTGELHLGSLRTVIFDWLYARQNKGVFIMRVEDTDQARVVEGSLKRQLYDLAWMGLTPDEGVYLNEQGEVGQKGDKGPYIQSERLPMYAHYAAKLLEDGHAYRCFATAEELDKMREEQQARGEIPKYDRRFRDLPKEESDKRAKAGEPFVIRHALPLDREVKGRDVIRGEMVFNTNDLDDYVLMKSDGFPTYQLASVVDDHLMEITHVIRGEEWIPSLPKNLLLYEAFGWKAPSFAHVPVILGPDGRHKLSKRDGSVNVAEYRDKGYLPDALFNMLTFLGWSPGTEEEFFTRDEFIRRFDLTRVQKAPAKFSFERLDYVNGWYIRQLSVGELATMLLLVLQKAGVPAEPGNYLLAVTASVQERLKHLDEAPEFTRYFFVRPDVNTELLELIIPKKGDLESTRKILKLAVDYLEKIPCEEWTVDVLDERLRLFIGMGEYSNIAVLWPIRAALTGVSASPGAFEMLHVLGKDESLARLRAVIAVG, encoded by the coding sequence ATGTCTGTCCGCGTCCGTTACGCCCCTAGTCCAACAGGAGAGCTCCACCTAGGTAGCCTCCGCACCGTTATCTTTGACTGGCTCTATGCCCGCCAGAATAAAGGTGTGTTCATTATGCGTGTAGAGGATACGGACCAGGCACGGGTGGTTGAGGGTTCGCTCAAGCGCCAATTGTATGACTTGGCCTGGATGGGACTCACCCCAGATGAGGGTGTGTACCTGAACGAGCAGGGCGAAGTTGGCCAAAAAGGTGACAAGGGTCCCTATATCCAGTCCGAGCGCCTGCCCATGTATGCGCACTACGCCGCCAAGCTCCTCGAAGATGGTCATGCCTACCGCTGCTTTGCCACGGCAGAAGAGTTGGACAAGATGCGCGAAGAGCAGCAGGCCCGAGGGGAGATCCCTAAGTATGACCGCCGTTTCCGCGACCTGCCAAAGGAAGAGAGTGATAAGCGCGCCAAAGCAGGTGAGCCGTTTGTCATCCGCCATGCCCTCCCACTCGATAGGGAAGTAAAAGGGCGGGATGTCATTAGGGGTGAGATGGTGTTTAACACCAATGACTTGGATGACTACGTCCTCATGAAGTCAGATGGCTTCCCAACCTACCAGTTGGCAAGCGTGGTCGATGACCACCTCATGGAGATCACCCACGTAATCCGTGGTGAAGAGTGGATCCCATCGTTGCCTAAGAACCTGTTGCTTTACGAGGCCTTTGGTTGGAAGGCGCCATCTTTTGCCCATGTACCGGTTATCTTGGGTCCTGATGGGCGCCACAAGCTCTCTAAGCGCGATGGTTCCGTAAATGTGGCAGAGTACCGGGATAAGGGCTATCTGCCCGATGCCCTGTTCAACATGCTCACGTTCCTGGGTTGGTCTCCTGGTACTGAGGAAGAATTCTTTACGCGTGATGAGTTCATCCGCCGCTTCGACCTGACACGGGTCCAAAAGGCGCCTGCCAAGTTCAGCTTTGAGCGCTTGGATTATGTAAACGGCTGGTATATTAGGCAGCTTTCCGTTGGCGAGCTGGCCACTATGCTACTGCTCGTCTTGCAAAAGGCAGGGGTACCTGCAGAGCCCGGGAATTACTTATTGGCGGTCACGGCCTCCGTGCAGGAGCGCCTAAAACACCTGGACGAAGCGCCAGAATTCACCCGCTATTTCTTTGTGCGTCCTGATGTAAACACTGAGCTCCTAGAGCTTATTATCCCTAAGAAGGGGGATCTGGAATCCACGCGTAAAATCCTCAAGCTTGCAGTGGATTACCTAGAGAAGATCCCGTGTGAAGAGTGGACCGTCGATGTATTGGACGAAAGGCTCCGTTTGTTCATTGGCATGGGTGAATATTCCAACATTGCCGTCCTGTGGCCCATCCGCGCCGCCCTTACTGGCGTCAGCGCTTCCCCAGGTGCCTTTGAAATGCTCCATGTGCTGGGCAAGGACGAATCGCTAGCCCGGCTGCGCGCAGTCATTGCGGTAGGGTAA
- a CDS encoding DUF975 family protein codes for MAKFSIEEAIGFGWKTVKDHWMTLVPVIVVLSVVSMVISKVVEGDKAGELERSFSAMSFNPTEMLSAMSANLLSSIVSVIIAALLMRVCLQYVDGKATDFSSLFRGITPELLVKVIAASIIINILVAIGFVLLFVPGVYLALRFSQALYVMIDRNLGIMESIKESGRLTQGVKWQLILFGIVCGLVVLVGLIALVVGLIVAIPVVAVASAHVYRQLTRTVDEVAPAAAPVAAPAA; via the coding sequence ATGGCCAAGTTTTCGATTGAGGAAGCGATTGGGTTCGGATGGAAGACCGTAAAGGACCATTGGATGACCTTGGTTCCGGTCATTGTAGTCCTTTCGGTGGTGAGCATGGTTATTTCCAAGGTTGTTGAGGGGGACAAGGCGGGTGAGTTGGAGCGCTCATTTAGCGCTATGAGCTTCAACCCAACAGAGATGCTCTCTGCGATGTCTGCCAACCTGTTGAGCTCCATTGTTTCTGTCATTATTGCCGCCCTGCTCATGCGGGTCTGTCTGCAGTATGTGGATGGCAAAGCAACGGACTTCTCCTCGCTTTTCCGCGGGATTACCCCAGAGCTCTTGGTCAAAGTGATTGCGGCTTCCATTATCATCAATATTTTGGTGGCCATTGGCTTTGTCCTGCTCTTTGTTCCAGGTGTGTACTTGGCACTTCGCTTCAGCCAGGCCCTCTATGTCATGATTGACCGGAACCTGGGCATTATGGAGTCTATTAAGGAGAGCGGCCGCCTGACCCAGGGCGTGAAGTGGCAGCTCATTCTGTTTGGTATCGTATGTGGCCTGGTGGTCCTTGTAGGGCTCATTGCGCTGGTTGTAGGCCTTATTGTGGCTATCCCAGTGGTAGCTGTTGCTAGCGCCCATGTGTACCGTCAGCTGACCCGTACCGTGGACGAAGTTGCCCCTGCGGCAGCTCCAGTAGCAGCCCCTGCAGCCTAG
- a CDS encoding AAA family ATPase, which translates to MSFPILVISGHPATGKTFLGKKIATELAIPMVSKDGLKEILFDTLGWSDREWSKKLGMASMRLLDSILLAHLEAKQPLIIESNFKPEFENERFRGYAETYGAEFIQILCWANGDVLSKRFHERVASGERHPGHVDGQNPDEFKKILEEGKSATLDIPGKVIEVDTTDFAQVDYAGLIQQVRKEIGS; encoded by the coding sequence ATGAGCTTTCCAATCTTAGTTATTTCAGGGCACCCGGCAACTGGTAAAACGTTTCTCGGGAAAAAGATAGCCACTGAGCTGGCCATCCCAATGGTTTCCAAGGATGGACTGAAAGAAATTCTCTTCGATACACTTGGTTGGAGCGACCGTGAGTGGTCAAAGAAACTCGGAATGGCGAGCATGCGATTGCTCGATTCTATCCTCCTTGCACACCTAGAGGCTAAACAGCCGCTTATTATTGAGAGCAATTTTAAGCCTGAGTTCGAAAACGAACGATTCCGCGGTTATGCCGAAACATATGGCGCTGAATTTATCCAAATTCTTTGTTGGGCTAATGGTGATGTGCTATCCAAACGGTTTCACGAACGTGTAGCTTCAGGGGAACGGCATCCAGGCCATGTAGATGGTCAGAATCCTGATGAATTCAAGAAAATACTTGAAGAAGGAAAGTCGGCTACTTTGGATATACCTGGGAAAGTAATTGAAGTGGATACAACCGATTTTGCCCAGGTAGATTATGCAGGGCTTATTCAGCAGGTGCGAAAGGAAATTGGGAGTTAA